GCTTGTCTGCTGCCATTTGTGGAATCCAAAACAAAGTGCAGAGAGCCTGTCCACCTCACACTAACCCTTACCTGGCCAcaggaaatgaggagaaaatctgTCAGGAGttggaacaaaaacaaaacagaaccacAGAGCACAGACCTGTACTCCACAGTTAGCTTTCAGGACAACCTGAACTGGCCCCTCAACACCAAAATAGGATTTCAGGAGCAGATATGGCTGCCTAACAGCTCTTAAGTCTCTCAGAACATACCAGAAGCTCCATCCTAGCCAGAGCTCTAGCTCTCCCTGTGGCTAGAGCCCTGCTGAAACTTGAGGGTTCAACACACAAATGAGGACCAAAGCAGCTTCAAAGGAAGCTTAAGAAAAATGATTCTAAAGAAGGGGTCCTATTTCTAGGCCCTGGCTATTGATGTCCCTTAGGAGCTGAGGATCTTTGCATCTCAGATTTATGGGCCCCAACTTATCCCCCAGGACACAGCCATTTATgaagaaatccttaaaaaaaatacactccACCCATTCCATTCCATGCTTCTGCACACAGCCTCTAACTGTCCCATCGACTTTTCTTGCGTTTGGGTGGCTCAGGCACAGCAAAGCCATCTGCTGTCTTGTCTGTCTTCAAGTCCACCTTGCTGTCCATCCTGTTGTCCGTCCTGCCATCTGTCTTGCTCTCACGGCCACAAGCCTCTTTCCTGCTCTCTCCATTCCGACCATCACTCCCAACTCGGCTTTCCCCATGTCGACCACCACTCCCATGTCTGTTCTCTCCGTGCCGGTGACCATCTCCATGCCGGCTACTGCTTTCTGGATGGCGGTATCCATCACCATGCCTGCCATCTCCATGACGTGGACCTTCACCATGGCGATTACCACTGTCTCCATGGCTATGGCGACTACTACCTCGGTTCTCTGGGTATCGCTCTCTATTCCCattaccactgccaccaccaatTCCTTCTCGGCTGTTGCTCCCAGAGGCTGAATTGTTGAGACCCTGGGTTCCAGTAGGTGAGTACCCTCCTGGAACACTGCTAAGGTTTCCAGCACTGGAAAAGCCCGGGATGCTCTTGGCAGCTGTGGCAATGGGGCTGTCAGAATTGGCATGGCCCTGTTGGGCTGAATTACTTGGGACAGAATTCAAGCTCCCTGCACTGGTCCACCCACTTGCCCCAGCAGCAGAGCTCCCAGCTTTTTGGTTGCTTAAACTGGCAGCAACAAAATGGCTCTTGTACTGCGACTATAAGAGAAACAAAGAGTGCACGTATGAGTGAGACAAAAttcagagaaaacaaataaaggTATACACAGTATAACAATTCTACATGTATAGCAGAGCTCTGTCAACCCTGATAATATTCTACCCTGCTCTTCCTCCCATGAGCTGAGTGAATGGAAAGAGATGAACCCAATATACATCTCTATTTTCTCATTAGGTCCCATTTAAAATGGGAATCACTGAGGAAACCATTTTTAATGTGTGCAAattcactttacaggtgagatGATCAGAACAAAATCTGTCATATATCAAAGTTCATCTCTATTCATACATAACACATTCAGTTAGGATTTAGTAAACCAGGAAATAAACTAGAACACAATAGTCTGGAGCAAGGGTTCCTAACCTGGGTGTCAGTTTTTGATgacttttaagtttttcaaatatagttgatttcctttgtgattcaatacattaagtttttaaaaacattttctgagaaagggtcataggcttcatcagatttcTAATGGATTCTAtgacaaaaagttaagaactcatTTAAACTAAGAGCTCATTTAGGGAAAGATGGATTCAAAACCACATCACAGCAAACTGGTCTCTCAACTAAAGAAGCATGGCAATTGCTGCTTTGGAAATATCGTCTACCATCCCtgccttttgttctttttattgatATAATAGGGAGCTGAATGCCATACCTGGAAAGCTGCTTTCATTGCAGTCAGGCGGTCTCCCATGGCTCCTGTGGAGGGCTTATAGGCCTCATAGTTACTCATCACATTGCTGTTGTTTCCTCGGTCCTAGGGAGTAAAGATACCCATGATTATGTAAGAAATGCTAAAAACCTCATCCCAATAGGGAATCAGGGTTGGGACTACCAAGCAATGCTTTGGGGAAGTTTACTTCTACCTTTAAGAGAAAAGAGGTGGCAAAAGGGCTTAAGAACATAACAGGCATCTATTTCCTGGGGCTAAAAGGGGAACTATTTCTAGGAGGTACAATTGGGAGAGATGACTAGACATATAGGTAGCTTTTATGCTGGCTAAGGAACATATGGGACAATAAGCAACAGAGCTGGTCAGTAGGAGGTAATATTCTCTAGGCTTCAGGCTAAGTAACAAAACAATTTCCACTCATTCTCTGCTAGCTACAGGtaccaaaaaaatgcagaatacAAGTTTAGCTACATGGTAAGGATGGAACTTGGCAGCCACTGTTTCCCACACCCCAcgccttaaggaaaaaaaaatagaagctgGTTCCCCTAGACATGTTTTTAGTAACAAGCTCCAAAACACATCCTGAGCAGTCTTAATCAGCTCCCTAGAAAGCAAGATGCATACAACTTTCTCAGTGACTTCTGTGCTTGGCTCATCATTTATCCTATTCTCCTGCCACAATCCTTGGGGACTGAAGTATCCATGGTAACAAACCTTCTAGCAAACTGATCATAATTCCTCACCCTCATGGAATGCAGAATTTGAAATTGCATCCTGTGATTATCACCTTTATCCATCTTCCATTCACTCACATTAAATCAGCCTCTCATTCTCAGCATGACCCCTGCTCCTCTGACTCATTCCCTTTCTCTTAACCTATCTTGCCAGACTCTGGTTTCAGATGCTCCAGTAAACAGTTTTGCATGAGTTACTATTTTAATATTACACTAGCTCATCCCCTAGCGTCCCTCTGCTTCACTTGCATTCCCTTAGAACTTAAGTTCTCTGAGAAAAGAGACTggcatttctttctttgtgtcctcaaaGGCAGCACATCCAGGCTTAGTAAATATGTGTGCTGTTAACTGAGTTGATTTTACTCGTTAAAAATCCACATTACTTACCCTCAGCTATGCTTTCACTGCTGGTCCTTTGACTTCTCTTCAGCATCAAATATTTGTGACCACTGgacacttttttctctcttcatttcagAAACACTATAACCCAGCTTTCCTACTTCACTCTCTTCTGACCCACTGAGTCTTgtctttggttttcttctttatactCTTTTTTTGCAATCTCATTCACTTTCAAAGCTTAATCTGCAATTTAGAGGACTCCCCAAATTATCCCCAGAGCTAGCCTTTGCTCTAACCTCCAAACCCACAGTCCTAACCCCCTACTTGCATGACCCTCTTTCCCCCTCACCTTTCAAGGCCTGCTAATCCACTGGTGAAACAGCCTCTACATGCAGCTCCTCTCTCAAATCCCACTGCCATCACCTTAGTCCAGGCTCTCATTAGCACCCACTTGGATTCCTAAAGAACCTACCTGAACAGGTCTTCATACTTCTACTGGGTCATTCTGCCAATTTAGTCTTGAAACTACTACCACACTCAAAATCCTTATGCagaaatctgaccatgtcactctctgtGGCTCCCAGTCTTCTGAACAAAGTTCAACTAACATTCAAGGCCGAAAACTAAACCCACAATAACTTTTTTCagatttggtttcctcatctgtaaaatggatacaaaagcacctacctcacccacagggttgttgtgagaattaaatgaggtaTATCAGTAAAGTGCCTTGTAAATCttaagtgtcatataaatgttagatatttcCAATCTAATCATTAAGTTTCACCCAAATTGGACTTTCTGTCTCCAGAACAGGCCCTTCCTTCCTACTGTTCCTCTGCCAGAATGTCCACCTTTCCTTGTCTCCTGATTCCTTACCAATCTTTTAAAGATCAATTATGTAACATTTAAGAACTAGAAGTTACCATAGCATCTAGtgcaatcccttcatttcacatttgaagaaactgaggcttaatgagattaagtgatttacctaccAAGATAAAGATCAGAGGTGGTAGGATTTAAAAGCGGGTCCTCTGACCCAGAGCCAGTGTACTTTTGCCTCATGTGACCTGTCCAAGGCCATGTAAGCAGTAATATGTGgcatggatttgaacccaattctaACTCCAAATTTAGCTCTTTCCAATGCACCCACTACTTCCTCAATGCTCCTGTCCTCTAACTCCCAGACTCCCTTTATTGGCAACAACTTCCCCATGTGAACACCACACAGCACTTTATTTTGCTCTTAGTTTCCTTCCCCCACTAGACTAGAAGCTCTATGAGgacaaggaaaataaatgatttatccaaatgTTTAATTAATCTTCCTagcaaagtgctctgcaaacagTAGGCACACAATAAGCCAGGAATAATCTTAACTTTATCTGAAACATTCAGGTCAAGAACCTCCTGCTATTGGGACTTACTGTGTTCTCAGAGCCTAGACCAGGTCGTTCTCTGTACCCAAGGCCTCCACCACCAatgttcagtttttttccttttcctcctttgaatCGAGATTTCCGAAACCAGGCATTCTGCATGAAACACAGCTCATAAAGTTATGGTTGGAAGGTGGTTGAAGCATATTTTGTGTATGATgtaggaaaagatggagaaagatgCTTCAATAGAGCATGACTGTGGTCAAGTTTTTTGCTCTGCCAAAGACACCTGTGATAAGATTCTGTATCTCCTGATTCTAAAATCTGTTTCAGATAAAATTATTCTAAGCACAGTAGAGTATACTGGCCCAGGGTCTCTTAATGGAACTTTCTTTGGTGATCTTGTATTTCAGTCtaccttgggggaaaaaaaaaagactgagaaaggaAGGCCCACAGGTACCTAGGAATGGCCTTCCTGGCAACCACACCCTTCCCAAGGCATGTGgatttattctgtattttgtcttatttctgtattttatccATTCAAGCAAGTGGACACTGTGCCCATTCTATCCACTCCTTTTTCCCACCTGTCCCCTGGGAACCACAGTGCAAAATCTGGGAATTTTTAGAGGGCCTGTGGGTtctaaagtgaaagaaaagaagcTGCTTAGGAACAACTTCGAAGAGTTGACCTCAAAGGTAGAGTCCCCAGACAAGAAGAATCTTCCAACAATTCCAAGTATTAAAAAATCGTACAGGCAAGTCTAGTAATAGAATATGAACCCTGCCTTTAGAACAAAAGGGAGATTTCTTACAGTAAATGGAGAGAGCTGGATTAGATTACAGCAAGGTCCATTATAATTTGTAAAGAAGTCTAATTTTGTGTTTCATAAGCATTATCCTCCAGAGtaaatttctttctcattagGTTTTCTGCTCATCTAATGCATTTAGACCAGGCTTAATGGAGACAGCCCATGACTAAACTCTACCCTATTAAACTCCTGGAGAAAGGAATCTATTAAGAGCAGAATAGCTCTGAGGTGGGCCTAGGTCTTCACCTGCATTGCTAGGTCCAGAAGTTCCTTGGTAACATGTTGATTGGCCCCTTCCATATTCCTGACAAGGTCACCAGCAAAATTGCTGTCCTTGGGAGTCAAGAGAGTATACGCCACACCCTTCTCGCCTGCTCGGCCTGTTCGGCCAATTCTGTGTGTATGGGTGTCAATGTCCCGAGCCACGTCATAGTTGATGACAGTCTTAATTGAAGGAATGTCCAAACCACGGGCTGAAATACACAATCCCCCAATTTCCCTAGTTTAAATTTGGGGTCAGAGACCAGAAATTTAGCTACAATGATTTCATATCACAAAACAACCCTCTTGCCTATTTCTATGTAATTTGGAGGAGATGCACACATTATTGTagacatttttcttttggaaacagGGTTCCAATCCCTCACCACCCCCACTCGATGTCTGTGATGCAAGGCTGCTTGTTCAACTTTTATCTTGACAAAGGATGCCTGGACCACAGGAACAGAGTGCAGTAAATATATGAGAAGACGGATTAAAATATATCTCTAAAAACCTCattaaaataaactaataaaatatgtttaaaaaataactttctggCTTCCAATGGCAAAGGTAAAAACACatctaatattattattagactCAACAAGGGCTCTTTGTTTCACTAAGGGTTTCTCAAAGTAACTTCCAGTCACAGGGCCTCTATTTTAGAAGTCAGAAGCAAACAAATTATAATGTGGAGCTCAGGACTCCAATGGCTTGATCAAGTGATCTGCTAATGTGGGGGACAAAGGCTAGCAGGGCTCAGTGAATATCCATCCATCATCTTCCTTAACTATTAGTTCTAGCTAAACAGGGAAGAGTTTCCTTAATATATATAAGTTTCCAAATTTATTGGCAAAATCCTTCCTCTGCCATACCTGCAACATCTGTAGCCACAAGAACTGGGATGCCCTTTTTCTTAAAATCCGAAATGACCTTGTTCCTTTCACTCTGATCCATGTCCCCATGGAGCAGCCCCAGATTGTGTCCTTCTTGCCTTAGGTTGTTAGCTAGTTCATCAGCATTGGCTTTCTTAGTTACAAACAAGAGGACACTTCCCGAAGACGTGAATTCCACCAGACGACGAGTGAGCCAGTTCCATTTACTGGGTCCAGAGTGAAGAATTTCTACAATCTGGGTCACATCTTCATTTGCCTAAGAAAGGAACAAAACA
The DNA window shown above is from Notamacropus eugenii isolate mMacEug1 chromosome 2, mMacEug1.pri_v2, whole genome shotgun sequence and carries:
- the DDX42 gene encoding ATP-dependent RNA helicase DDX42 isoform X1, with the translated sequence MNWNKGGPGTKRGFGFGGFAIAAGKKEEPKLPQQSHSAFGATSSSAGFGKSAPPQLPSFYKIGSKRANFDEENAYFEDEEEDSSNVDLPYIPAENSPTRQQFHSKSADSDSDDDPLEAFMAEVEDQAARDMKRLEEKDKERKNVKGIRDDIEEEDDQEAYFRYMAENPTAGMVQEEEEDNLEYDSDGNPIAPSKKVIDPLPPIDHSEIDYPPFEKNFYNEHEEITSLTPQQVIDLRHKLNLRVSGAAPPRPGSSFAHFGFDEQLMHQIRKSEYTQPTPIQCQGVPVALSGRDMIGIAKTGSGKTAAFIWPMLIHIMDQKELDPGDGPIAVIVCPTRELCQQIHAECKRFGKAYNLRSVAVYGGGSMWEQAKALQEGAEIVVCTPGRLIDHVKKKATNLQRVSYLVFDEADRMFDMGFEYQVRSIASHVRPDRQTLLFSATFRKKIEKLARDILIDPIRVVQGDIGEANEDVTQIVEILHSGPSKWNWLTRRLVEFTSSGSVLLFVTKKANADELANNLRQEGHNLGLLHGDMDQSERNKVISDFKKKGIPVLVATDVAARGLDIPSIKTVINYDVARDIDTHTHRIGRTGRAGEKGVAYTLLTPKDSNFAGDLVRNMEGANQHVTKELLDLAMQNAWFRKSRFKGGKGKKLNIGGGGLGYRERPGLGSENTDRGNNSNVMSNYEAYKPSTGAMGDRLTAMKAAFQSQYKSHFVAASLSNQKAGSSAAGASGWTSAGSLNSVPSNSAQQGHANSDSPIATAAKSIPGFSSAGNLSSVPGGYSPTGTQGLNNSASGSNSREGIGGGSGNGNRERYPENRGSSRHSHGDSGNRHGEGPRHGDGRHGDGYRHPESSSRHGDGHRHGENRHGSGGRHGESRVGSDGRNGESRKEACGRESKTDGRTDNRMDSKVDLKTDKTADGFAVPEPPKRKKSRWDS
- the DDX42 gene encoding ATP-dependent RNA helicase DDX42 isoform X2, whose protein sequence is MAENPTAGMVQEEEEDNLEYDSDGNPIAPSKKVIDPLPPIDHSEIDYPPFEKNFYNEHEEITSLTPQQVIDLRHKLNLRVSGAAPPRPGSSFAHFGFDEQLMHQIRKSEYTQPTPIQCQGVPVALSGRDMIGIAKTGSGKTAAFIWPMLIHIMDQKELDPGDGPIAVIVCPTRELCQQIHAECKRFGKAYNLRSVAVYGGGSMWEQAKALQEGAEIVVCTPGRLIDHVKKKATNLQRVSYLVFDEADRMFDMGFEYQVRSIASHVRPDRQTLLFSATFRKKIEKLARDILIDPIRVVQGDIGEANEDVTQIVEILHSGPSKWNWLTRRLVEFTSSGSVLLFVTKKANADELANNLRQEGHNLGLLHGDMDQSERNKVISDFKKKGIPVLVATDVAARGLDIPSIKTVINYDVARDIDTHTHRIGRTGRAGEKGVAYTLLTPKDSNFAGDLVRNMEGANQHVTKELLDLAMQNAWFRKSRFKGGKGKKLNIGGGGLGYRERPGLGSENTDRGNNSNVMSNYEAYKPSTGAMGDRLTAMKAAFQSQYKSHFVAASLSNQKAGSSAAGASGWTSAGSLNSVPSNSAQQGHANSDSPIATAAKSIPGFSSAGNLSSVPGGYSPTGTQGLNNSASGSNSREGIGGGSGNGNRERYPENRGSSRHSHGDSGNRHGEGPRHGDGRHGDGYRHPESSSRHGDGHRHGENRHGSGGRHGESRVGSDGRNGESRKEACGRESKTDGRTDNRMDSKVDLKTDKTADGFAVPEPPKRKKSRWDS